A region of Polyodon spathula isolate WHYD16114869_AA chromosome 4, ASM1765450v1, whole genome shotgun sequence DNA encodes the following proteins:
- the LOC121314864 gene encoding endothelin-1-like has product MELRVFFSLIFVIYSGLLDTVASVVSISEFPTVSSAPLRRVRSKRCSCSSFLDKECVYFCHLDIIWINTPERTVSYGLGSPPRRKRSLQESVLGTLLDTRPRCKCSNMKDKKCLDLCQPETDLRTPPPQEKLENVQENNMDCTGKQCIYKLAANNRNIKRLKYRSHSSTLALIANSKLKTRLLLEKWSKGWSNRSKIWDSLMAAS; this is encoded by the exons atgGAATTACGTGTGTTTTTTTCACTGATATTTGTGATCTATTCTGGACTTTTAGATACAG TTGCCTCGGTTGTCTCCATCTCCGAGTTCCCGACCGTTTCCAGTGCCCCCTTGCGGCGTGTCAGGTCAAAACGCTGCTCCTGCTCTTCATTCTTAGACAAGGAGTGTGTTTACTTTTGTCACCTAGACATCATCTGGATCAACACCCCAGA ACGAACTGTATCCTATGGACTTGGAAGCCCTCCAAGAAGAAAGCGATCGCTTCAGGAATCTGTTTTGGGCACGCTGTTAGATACACGCCCGAGGTGCAAATGCTCAAATATGAAGGACAAAAAGTGTTTGGATTTATGTCAGCCTGAAACAGACTtaag AACGCCACCCCCACAAGAAAAACTGGAAAACGTCCAAGAAAATAACATGGATTGTACAGGAAAGCAATGCATATACAAACTGGCAGCCAACAACAGGAACATTAAAAG GTTAAAGTACAGAAGCCACAGCAGCACCCTGGCATTGATTGCGAATTCCAAACTGAAAACCAGGCTTTTATTAGAGAAGTGGAGTAAAGGCTGGAGTAACAGGTCTAAAATATGGGACAGCCTGATGGCAGCCTCCTAA